One region of Manis pentadactyla isolate mManPen7 chromosome 9, mManPen7.hap1, whole genome shotgun sequence genomic DNA includes:
- the LTO1 gene encoding protein LTO1 homolog: protein MAGGQDMFDAILMADERFHGEGYQEGYEEGSSLGIIEGRQYGTFHGAKIGSEIGCYRGFAFAWRCLLHSRATEKDSKKMKVLESLIGMIQKFPYDDPTYDKLHEDLDKIRGKFKQLCSLLNVQPDFRISAEGSGLSF, encoded by the exons ATGGCCGGAGGGCAGGACATGTTCGACGCCATCCTGATGGCGGATGAGAG GTTTCATGGGGAAGGCTATCAGGAAGGCTATGAAGAAGGCAGCAGTTTGGGGATCATTGAAGGAAGACAGTACGGCACATTCCATGGAGCTAAAATTGGATCCGAG ATCGGGTGCTACCGAGGCTTTGCTTTTGCGTGGCGATGTCTCCTGCACAGCCGTGCCACGGAGAAAGACAG CAAAAAGATGAAGGTCTTAGAATCGTTGATTGGGATGATTCAGAAATTTCCTTATGATGACCCTACTTATGATAAACTTCATGAAGACTTAGACAAGATCAGAGGAAAATTCAAACAG cTTTGTTCATTACTAAATGTTCAGCCGGACTTTAGAATTAGTGCGGAAGGTTCTGGACTTTCATTTTGA